A window from Nothobranchius furzeri strain GRZ-AD chromosome 17, NfurGRZ-RIMD1, whole genome shotgun sequence encodes these proteins:
- the ghra gene encoding growth hormone receptor a isoform X1, translated as MHLCTEAHLNYLYIDLYVHIKVRKHITQFNSCEETCLVGPEFCLRGKPSVSCSIEVPYIKSVMAVSLSYDLLLLLVISSLDWSSTPGSAFLTDHNRMTSSGRSEKKQQKRERATPVEPHFTECMSRDLETFRCWWSPGTFHNLSSPEELRVFYLKRNSPSSEWKECPEYSHLNRECFFDANHTSIWIPYCLQLRGQNNITYFNEDDCFSVENIVRPDPPVSLNWTLLIVSPSGLSYDVMVSWEPPPSADVSTGWMRIEYEIQYRERNATTWEALETQPHTQQTIYGLQAGTEYEVHIRTKMKGFPKFGDFSDSIFVKVTEIPLRESAVLLTLVLTFGVAGILILIMLIVVSHQQRLMMILLPPVPAPKIKGIDSELLKKGKLEELDFILNGGGLGGLPTYISDYYQDEPWVEFIEVDEEDADCGEKEDQKSSDTQRLLGLPQRSVGCFSADSHPDDDSGRASCYDTDLSEQDTHLLAASLLPGQPEDEEAFLHPDEKAPASETNKSPLIQTESEGKPTWINTDLYAQVSNVMPSGGVVLSPGQQLRIQENTEKESQKKGTLGEDTSKLNKPQFQLLVVDPDGSGYTSEITARQISTPPSSLVPGEGYQTIYPQPMETKPAAPSEPNQSPYILPDSPQTRLFAPVADYTVVQELDTHQSLLLNLPTQQPPPPCLPQHPLKAPVAIGYVTPDLLGNLSS; from the exons CGTCATGGCTGTCTCACTCTCCTACGACCTCTTGCTCTTACTGGTGATATCCTCCCTGGACTGGTCCTCTACTCCAGGATCTGCGTTTCTCACTGACCACAACCGCATGACGTCATCAG GTCGCAGTGAGAAGAAGcagcaaaagagagagagagcaa CTCCAGTTGAGCCTCATTTCACGGAGTGCATGTCGAGGGATCTGGAGACGTTTCGCTGCTGGTGGAGTCCAGGCACTTTCCACAACCTGTCCTCTCCTGAGGAACTCCGAGTTTTTTACCTGAAGAGAAA TTCTCCCTCCAGTGAATGGAAGGAATGTCCTGAGTATAGCCATTTGAATAGGGAGTGCTTCTTTGACGCAAACCACACATCTATCTGGATCCCTTACTGCCTGCAGCTCCGCGGCCAAAACAACATCACCTATTTCAATGAGGACGACTGCTTCTCCGTGGAGAACATTG TGCGCCCTGACCCGCCCGTGTCTCTGAACTGGACCCTGCTGATTGTTAGTCCCTCTGGGCTCAGTTACGATGTCATGGTCAGCTGGGagcccccgccttctgcagacgtTAGCACAGGCTGGATGCGCATCGAATATGAAATCCAGTACAGAGAGAGAAATGCCACAACCTGGGAAGCG TTGGAGACACAGCCGCATACTCAGCAGACAATCTACGGCCTGCAAGCCGGGACAGAGTATGAGGTGCACATCCGCACAAAGATGAAGGGCTTTCCTAAGTTTGGGGATTTCAGTGACTCGATCTTTGTTAAAGTGACAGAGATTCCTCTCAGAG agtCCGCTGTCCTGCTCACTCTAGTTCTTACCTTCGGGGTTGCTGGTATCCTCATTCTTATCATGCTGATCGTCGTTTCCCACCAGCAGAG ATTAATGATGATTTTGTTGCCACCTGTTCCTGCACCCAAAATCAAAGGCATCGACTCAGAGTTGTTAAAG AAGGGGAAACTCGAGGAGCTTGATTTTATCCTGAATGGTGGAGGCCTTGGTGGCCTGCCAACCTATATTTCAGATTACTACCAAGATGAGCCATGGGTGGAGTTCATTGAAGTGGATGAAGAGGATGCAGACTGTGGAGAGAAGGAGGACCAGAAAAGTTCAGACACTCAAAGGCTGCTTGGTCTTCCCCAAAGGAGTGTTGGGTGCTTTAGCGCTGACAG CCACCCCGACGATGACTCGGGCCGGGCTAGCTGTTACGACACAGATCTGTCGGAACAAGACACCCATTTGCTGGCCGCCTCTCTTCTGCCAGGCCAGCCTGAGGATGAAGAAGCCTTCCTGCATCCTGATGAAAAAGCACCAGCCTCAGAGACAAACAAAAGCCCGCTTATCCAAACTGAATCTGAAGGGAAGCCGACTTGGATCAACACAGATTTATATGCCCAGGTCAGCAATGTGATGCCCTCGGGAGGGGTGGTGCTGTCTCCTGGCCAGCAACTCCGAATCCAGGAGAACACAGAGAAGGAATCACAAAAGAAAGGGACACTGGGTGAAGACACGTCCAAGCTGAACAAGCCTCAGTTCCAACTTCTCGTCGTGGATCCAGACGGAAGTGGCTACACCTCAGAGATTACTGCCCGGCAGATCAGCACTCCCCCCAGCTCTCTCGTGCCTGGGGAGGGTTACCAAACCATATACCCTCAACCAATGGAGACCAAACCTGCAGCCCCATCAGAGCCAAATCAGTCACCTTACATTCTTCCCGACTCCCCCCAGACTCGGCTTTTTGCCCCCGTGGCAGATTACACTGTAGTACAGGAGCTGGACACTCATCAAAGTCTGCTCCTCAATCTGCCCACCCAGCAGCCTCCTCCTCCCTGCCTCCCTCAGCATCCCCTCAAAGCCCCAGTGGCCATAGGGTACGTCACCCCAGATCTGCTGGGGAACCTCTCATCGTGA
- the ghra gene encoding growth hormone receptor a isoform X2 — MHLCTEAHLNYLYIDLYVHIKVRKHITQFNSCEETCLVGPEFCLRGKPSVSCSIEVPYIKSVMAVSLSYDLLLLLVISSLDWSSTPGSAFLTDHNRMTSSAPVEPHFTECMSRDLETFRCWWSPGTFHNLSSPEELRVFYLKRNSPSSEWKECPEYSHLNRECFFDANHTSIWIPYCLQLRGQNNITYFNEDDCFSVENIVRPDPPVSLNWTLLIVSPSGLSYDVMVSWEPPPSADVSTGWMRIEYEIQYRERNATTWEALETQPHTQQTIYGLQAGTEYEVHIRTKMKGFPKFGDFSDSIFVKVTEIPLRESAVLLTLVLTFGVAGILILIMLIVVSHQQRLMMILLPPVPAPKIKGIDSELLKKGKLEELDFILNGGGLGGLPTYISDYYQDEPWVEFIEVDEEDADCGEKEDQKSSDTQRLLGLPQRSVGCFSADSHPDDDSGRASCYDTDLSEQDTHLLAASLLPGQPEDEEAFLHPDEKAPASETNKSPLIQTESEGKPTWINTDLYAQVSNVMPSGGVVLSPGQQLRIQENTEKESQKKGTLGEDTSKLNKPQFQLLVVDPDGSGYTSEITARQISTPPSSLVPGEGYQTIYPQPMETKPAAPSEPNQSPYILPDSPQTRLFAPVADYTVVQELDTHQSLLLNLPTQQPPPPCLPQHPLKAPVAIGYVTPDLLGNLSS; from the exons CGTCATGGCTGTCTCACTCTCCTACGACCTCTTGCTCTTACTGGTGATATCCTCCCTGGACTGGTCCTCTACTCCAGGATCTGCGTTTCTCACTGACCACAACCGCATGACGTCATCAG CTCCAGTTGAGCCTCATTTCACGGAGTGCATGTCGAGGGATCTGGAGACGTTTCGCTGCTGGTGGAGTCCAGGCACTTTCCACAACCTGTCCTCTCCTGAGGAACTCCGAGTTTTTTACCTGAAGAGAAA TTCTCCCTCCAGTGAATGGAAGGAATGTCCTGAGTATAGCCATTTGAATAGGGAGTGCTTCTTTGACGCAAACCACACATCTATCTGGATCCCTTACTGCCTGCAGCTCCGCGGCCAAAACAACATCACCTATTTCAATGAGGACGACTGCTTCTCCGTGGAGAACATTG TGCGCCCTGACCCGCCCGTGTCTCTGAACTGGACCCTGCTGATTGTTAGTCCCTCTGGGCTCAGTTACGATGTCATGGTCAGCTGGGagcccccgccttctgcagacgtTAGCACAGGCTGGATGCGCATCGAATATGAAATCCAGTACAGAGAGAGAAATGCCACAACCTGGGAAGCG TTGGAGACACAGCCGCATACTCAGCAGACAATCTACGGCCTGCAAGCCGGGACAGAGTATGAGGTGCACATCCGCACAAAGATGAAGGGCTTTCCTAAGTTTGGGGATTTCAGTGACTCGATCTTTGTTAAAGTGACAGAGATTCCTCTCAGAG agtCCGCTGTCCTGCTCACTCTAGTTCTTACCTTCGGGGTTGCTGGTATCCTCATTCTTATCATGCTGATCGTCGTTTCCCACCAGCAGAG ATTAATGATGATTTTGTTGCCACCTGTTCCTGCACCCAAAATCAAAGGCATCGACTCAGAGTTGTTAAAG AAGGGGAAACTCGAGGAGCTTGATTTTATCCTGAATGGTGGAGGCCTTGGTGGCCTGCCAACCTATATTTCAGATTACTACCAAGATGAGCCATGGGTGGAGTTCATTGAAGTGGATGAAGAGGATGCAGACTGTGGAGAGAAGGAGGACCAGAAAAGTTCAGACACTCAAAGGCTGCTTGGTCTTCCCCAAAGGAGTGTTGGGTGCTTTAGCGCTGACAG CCACCCCGACGATGACTCGGGCCGGGCTAGCTGTTACGACACAGATCTGTCGGAACAAGACACCCATTTGCTGGCCGCCTCTCTTCTGCCAGGCCAGCCTGAGGATGAAGAAGCCTTCCTGCATCCTGATGAAAAAGCACCAGCCTCAGAGACAAACAAAAGCCCGCTTATCCAAACTGAATCTGAAGGGAAGCCGACTTGGATCAACACAGATTTATATGCCCAGGTCAGCAATGTGATGCCCTCGGGAGGGGTGGTGCTGTCTCCTGGCCAGCAACTCCGAATCCAGGAGAACACAGAGAAGGAATCACAAAAGAAAGGGACACTGGGTGAAGACACGTCCAAGCTGAACAAGCCTCAGTTCCAACTTCTCGTCGTGGATCCAGACGGAAGTGGCTACACCTCAGAGATTACTGCCCGGCAGATCAGCACTCCCCCCAGCTCTCTCGTGCCTGGGGAGGGTTACCAAACCATATACCCTCAACCAATGGAGACCAAACCTGCAGCCCCATCAGAGCCAAATCAGTCACCTTACATTCTTCCCGACTCCCCCCAGACTCGGCTTTTTGCCCCCGTGGCAGATTACACTGTAGTACAGGAGCTGGACACTCATCAAAGTCTGCTCCTCAATCTGCCCACCCAGCAGCCTCCTCCTCCCTGCCTCCCTCAGCATCCCCTCAAAGCCCCAGTGGCCATAGGGTACGTCACCCCAGATCTGCTGGGGAACCTCTCATCGTGA
- the ghra gene encoding growth hormone receptor a isoform X4, with protein MAVSLSYDLLLLLVISSLDWSSTPGSAFLTDHNRMTSSAPVEPHFTECMSRDLETFRCWWSPGTFHNLSSPEELRVFYLKRNSPSSEWKECPEYSHLNRECFFDANHTSIWIPYCLQLRGQNNITYFNEDDCFSVENIVRPDPPVSLNWTLLIVSPSGLSYDVMVSWEPPPSADVSTGWMRIEYEIQYRERNATTWEALETQPHTQQTIYGLQAGTEYEVHIRTKMKGFPKFGDFSDSIFVKVTEIPLRESAVLLTLVLTFGVAGILILIMLIVVSHQQRLMMILLPPVPAPKIKGIDSELLKKGKLEELDFILNGGGLGGLPTYISDYYQDEPWVEFIEVDEEDADCGEKEDQKSSDTQRLLGLPQRSVGCFSADSHPDDDSGRASCYDTDLSEQDTHLLAASLLPGQPEDEEAFLHPDEKAPASETNKSPLIQTESEGKPTWINTDLYAQVSNVMPSGGVVLSPGQQLRIQENTEKESQKKGTLGEDTSKLNKPQFQLLVVDPDGSGYTSEITARQISTPPSSLVPGEGYQTIYPQPMETKPAAPSEPNQSPYILPDSPQTRLFAPVADYTVVQELDTHQSLLLNLPTQQPPPPCLPQHPLKAPVAIGYVTPDLLGNLSS; from the exons ATGGCTGTCTCACTCTCCTACGACCTCTTGCTCTTACTGGTGATATCCTCCCTGGACTGGTCCTCTACTCCAGGATCTGCGTTTCTCACTGACCACAACCGCATGACGTCATCAG CTCCAGTTGAGCCTCATTTCACGGAGTGCATGTCGAGGGATCTGGAGACGTTTCGCTGCTGGTGGAGTCCAGGCACTTTCCACAACCTGTCCTCTCCTGAGGAACTCCGAGTTTTTTACCTGAAGAGAAA TTCTCCCTCCAGTGAATGGAAGGAATGTCCTGAGTATAGCCATTTGAATAGGGAGTGCTTCTTTGACGCAAACCACACATCTATCTGGATCCCTTACTGCCTGCAGCTCCGCGGCCAAAACAACATCACCTATTTCAATGAGGACGACTGCTTCTCCGTGGAGAACATTG TGCGCCCTGACCCGCCCGTGTCTCTGAACTGGACCCTGCTGATTGTTAGTCCCTCTGGGCTCAGTTACGATGTCATGGTCAGCTGGGagcccccgccttctgcagacgtTAGCACAGGCTGGATGCGCATCGAATATGAAATCCAGTACAGAGAGAGAAATGCCACAACCTGGGAAGCG TTGGAGACACAGCCGCATACTCAGCAGACAATCTACGGCCTGCAAGCCGGGACAGAGTATGAGGTGCACATCCGCACAAAGATGAAGGGCTTTCCTAAGTTTGGGGATTTCAGTGACTCGATCTTTGTTAAAGTGACAGAGATTCCTCTCAGAG agtCCGCTGTCCTGCTCACTCTAGTTCTTACCTTCGGGGTTGCTGGTATCCTCATTCTTATCATGCTGATCGTCGTTTCCCACCAGCAGAG ATTAATGATGATTTTGTTGCCACCTGTTCCTGCACCCAAAATCAAAGGCATCGACTCAGAGTTGTTAAAG AAGGGGAAACTCGAGGAGCTTGATTTTATCCTGAATGGTGGAGGCCTTGGTGGCCTGCCAACCTATATTTCAGATTACTACCAAGATGAGCCATGGGTGGAGTTCATTGAAGTGGATGAAGAGGATGCAGACTGTGGAGAGAAGGAGGACCAGAAAAGTTCAGACACTCAAAGGCTGCTTGGTCTTCCCCAAAGGAGTGTTGGGTGCTTTAGCGCTGACAG CCACCCCGACGATGACTCGGGCCGGGCTAGCTGTTACGACACAGATCTGTCGGAACAAGACACCCATTTGCTGGCCGCCTCTCTTCTGCCAGGCCAGCCTGAGGATGAAGAAGCCTTCCTGCATCCTGATGAAAAAGCACCAGCCTCAGAGACAAACAAAAGCCCGCTTATCCAAACTGAATCTGAAGGGAAGCCGACTTGGATCAACACAGATTTATATGCCCAGGTCAGCAATGTGATGCCCTCGGGAGGGGTGGTGCTGTCTCCTGGCCAGCAACTCCGAATCCAGGAGAACACAGAGAAGGAATCACAAAAGAAAGGGACACTGGGTGAAGACACGTCCAAGCTGAACAAGCCTCAGTTCCAACTTCTCGTCGTGGATCCAGACGGAAGTGGCTACACCTCAGAGATTACTGCCCGGCAGATCAGCACTCCCCCCAGCTCTCTCGTGCCTGGGGAGGGTTACCAAACCATATACCCTCAACCAATGGAGACCAAACCTGCAGCCCCATCAGAGCCAAATCAGTCACCTTACATTCTTCCCGACTCCCCCCAGACTCGGCTTTTTGCCCCCGTGGCAGATTACACTGTAGTACAGGAGCTGGACACTCATCAAAGTCTGCTCCTCAATCTGCCCACCCAGCAGCCTCCTCCTCCCTGCCTCCCTCAGCATCCCCTCAAAGCCCCAGTGGCCATAGGGTACGTCACCCCAGATCTGCTGGGGAACCTCTCATCGTGA
- the ghra gene encoding growth hormone receptor a isoform X3, with product MAVSLSYDLLLLLVISSLDWSSTPGSAFLTDHNRMTSSGRSEKKQQKRERATPVEPHFTECMSRDLETFRCWWSPGTFHNLSSPEELRVFYLKRNSPSSEWKECPEYSHLNRECFFDANHTSIWIPYCLQLRGQNNITYFNEDDCFSVENIVRPDPPVSLNWTLLIVSPSGLSYDVMVSWEPPPSADVSTGWMRIEYEIQYRERNATTWEALETQPHTQQTIYGLQAGTEYEVHIRTKMKGFPKFGDFSDSIFVKVTEIPLRESAVLLTLVLTFGVAGILILIMLIVVSHQQRLMMILLPPVPAPKIKGIDSELLKKGKLEELDFILNGGGLGGLPTYISDYYQDEPWVEFIEVDEEDADCGEKEDQKSSDTQRLLGLPQRSVGCFSADSHPDDDSGRASCYDTDLSEQDTHLLAASLLPGQPEDEEAFLHPDEKAPASETNKSPLIQTESEGKPTWINTDLYAQVSNVMPSGGVVLSPGQQLRIQENTEKESQKKGTLGEDTSKLNKPQFQLLVVDPDGSGYTSEITARQISTPPSSLVPGEGYQTIYPQPMETKPAAPSEPNQSPYILPDSPQTRLFAPVADYTVVQELDTHQSLLLNLPTQQPPPPCLPQHPLKAPVAIGYVTPDLLGNLSS from the exons ATGGCTGTCTCACTCTCCTACGACCTCTTGCTCTTACTGGTGATATCCTCCCTGGACTGGTCCTCTACTCCAGGATCTGCGTTTCTCACTGACCACAACCGCATGACGTCATCAG GTCGCAGTGAGAAGAAGcagcaaaagagagagagagcaa CTCCAGTTGAGCCTCATTTCACGGAGTGCATGTCGAGGGATCTGGAGACGTTTCGCTGCTGGTGGAGTCCAGGCACTTTCCACAACCTGTCCTCTCCTGAGGAACTCCGAGTTTTTTACCTGAAGAGAAA TTCTCCCTCCAGTGAATGGAAGGAATGTCCTGAGTATAGCCATTTGAATAGGGAGTGCTTCTTTGACGCAAACCACACATCTATCTGGATCCCTTACTGCCTGCAGCTCCGCGGCCAAAACAACATCACCTATTTCAATGAGGACGACTGCTTCTCCGTGGAGAACATTG TGCGCCCTGACCCGCCCGTGTCTCTGAACTGGACCCTGCTGATTGTTAGTCCCTCTGGGCTCAGTTACGATGTCATGGTCAGCTGGGagcccccgccttctgcagacgtTAGCACAGGCTGGATGCGCATCGAATATGAAATCCAGTACAGAGAGAGAAATGCCACAACCTGGGAAGCG TTGGAGACACAGCCGCATACTCAGCAGACAATCTACGGCCTGCAAGCCGGGACAGAGTATGAGGTGCACATCCGCACAAAGATGAAGGGCTTTCCTAAGTTTGGGGATTTCAGTGACTCGATCTTTGTTAAAGTGACAGAGATTCCTCTCAGAG agtCCGCTGTCCTGCTCACTCTAGTTCTTACCTTCGGGGTTGCTGGTATCCTCATTCTTATCATGCTGATCGTCGTTTCCCACCAGCAGAG ATTAATGATGATTTTGTTGCCACCTGTTCCTGCACCCAAAATCAAAGGCATCGACTCAGAGTTGTTAAAG AAGGGGAAACTCGAGGAGCTTGATTTTATCCTGAATGGTGGAGGCCTTGGTGGCCTGCCAACCTATATTTCAGATTACTACCAAGATGAGCCATGGGTGGAGTTCATTGAAGTGGATGAAGAGGATGCAGACTGTGGAGAGAAGGAGGACCAGAAAAGTTCAGACACTCAAAGGCTGCTTGGTCTTCCCCAAAGGAGTGTTGGGTGCTTTAGCGCTGACAG CCACCCCGACGATGACTCGGGCCGGGCTAGCTGTTACGACACAGATCTGTCGGAACAAGACACCCATTTGCTGGCCGCCTCTCTTCTGCCAGGCCAGCCTGAGGATGAAGAAGCCTTCCTGCATCCTGATGAAAAAGCACCAGCCTCAGAGACAAACAAAAGCCCGCTTATCCAAACTGAATCTGAAGGGAAGCCGACTTGGATCAACACAGATTTATATGCCCAGGTCAGCAATGTGATGCCCTCGGGAGGGGTGGTGCTGTCTCCTGGCCAGCAACTCCGAATCCAGGAGAACACAGAGAAGGAATCACAAAAGAAAGGGACACTGGGTGAAGACACGTCCAAGCTGAACAAGCCTCAGTTCCAACTTCTCGTCGTGGATCCAGACGGAAGTGGCTACACCTCAGAGATTACTGCCCGGCAGATCAGCACTCCCCCCAGCTCTCTCGTGCCTGGGGAGGGTTACCAAACCATATACCCTCAACCAATGGAGACCAAACCTGCAGCCCCATCAGAGCCAAATCAGTCACCTTACATTCTTCCCGACTCCCCCCAGACTCGGCTTTTTGCCCCCGTGGCAGATTACACTGTAGTACAGGAGCTGGACACTCATCAAAGTCTGCTCCTCAATCTGCCCACCCAGCAGCCTCCTCCTCCCTGCCTCCCTCAGCATCCCCTCAAAGCCCCAGTGGCCATAGGGTACGTCACCCCAGATCTGCTGGGGAACCTCTCATCGTGA